GGGCATCTAACCCATCCCCAATGCTAAATTCGAGACCGGGATGCAGGACTTCCGGGTCGGCCTTGGCACCTTTCGGCTTCGATTTCGGCTTCCCTCATCTCTTTAACTTGGAATCATTCCAAGATATACCATCAGTCTCTATAGTAGAGTCAATAGCTTCCACTACACAAATTTCAACtaaaaggtcaatatcaAATCACCTCACTTCCCTGCATCGGTGACGGCCGCCATTCCAGCACGTCCGCTTCTGCCCCGAGTGCATAGCCCCGAAGCAACATATGGAGGGAGCCTTACGCTTCGTTGTGATGGTGGTCGGATTTGAGCAGATTCAAATGGGCGTCAAGTTGTTATTTTGATTGGAGATAAGGAAATCCGGCGTCAGTCGTGATCTAAAGATTCCGAGTGAGCCAAACGCCGTGCAAGAGACCTTGGCGAGGTTGATCAGTTTATTGAGGCCGTTGCTTTGCTTGATGCTGTTCAGTAGACTGTTCAGTAGAAGCGTGTTGCGCAATGTGGGGAACCCCGGTATCACCATAGAGGTTCCAACTGGAtatgtgggggggggggcgtaAATGAAACAAGCGGATGTGGGGAAATGAACGCCAAATGCGGAGATACTGAACAGCACAATGCCGGGAGCCCAAGCCGTACAAGCCATTCGGGCCAAGGGATTTGTTTAACATTTGAGTCCATCCACGGGCCTGGGGATCCCCGTGTTGCCTTGTGGAATGGGGATGGGTATCGGCAGCCTTGGAATTGAGCCCCCCGGGAAGCTGACCCTGGAACCTTTGCAGATGCCAAGGAATGACATCAAGTCTATCTGGGAAGTCACTACCTGGTTTAACCGCTAAGCAAGGCGTGGAGAATTATGATACTTGGGAGAATGGTTGAATAGAAGCCAAGGAGCTCAATGAAGATGATTCAAGAGCGTCAAAGCGAATCCCCAAATTTTCCGGCTCTCACAGATTGTCCTGACTCCGGGTTTGTCGAGCTACACTTCCAGGGCCCCATGGGATCCTCATTGTGTTTAGTGGGAAAAGTGTCCAACCGTCTTTAGCCGTGGATTTAATTTCTCCGTCGACATTTATGCAAGGTGGATGCAATCGGATGGACCAAACAGCGAACTTCATTTCTCCACGATTCCCCACATTTCGGCATCTGAACCCCAGGGCATAATGGGTCCGGGGTACTTAGTCCCTAGTGCTTAGTCCCTAGTGGAATTTAATGAGCACATTTCCAAGATTTGGCTGTATGAGGGGTGTGCTACATTCTTTCCAGGGCTTTATTTATTCAATCCGGTGTGCCCCTCAGACTTCTCTTCACTTCATATGCTCGGGGAGAATTGCAAAATGAGTATCTTCAAAAATAGTCGCGTCTACGTGCTCGCCACGGTAGCATATACGGGTTCATTCCTATTCGGTAAGACCAAAGCTCTCTTGGCTATCAAATACCGTATGCTAAGATGTTCCAAGGATATGACACAGGTGTGATGGGAAGTGTTCTGGAGCTTTCAAGTTTCAAGGCCGACTTTGGACTGAAAGAAGGAAGTTCTGGCTTCTCAAATGCCAAAAATGCCAAAGTCTCGTCGAATGTCGTTTCGCTTCTCACTGCCGGATGCTTTTTCGGTGCAATCCTTGCCTCCTTTGCCAACGAGAAATTTGGCCGTCGCTATTCCATCATGGGATTCCTGATGTTCTTCCTTGTTGGTTCTGCTGTCCAAACCGCCGCGCATGGCTCGTTGTCATATCTGTATGGTGGACGCGTGATTGCAGGCTTCGGGATCGGAGGCATGTCAGCTATCACTCCGGTCTTCGTGTCTGAGAATTGCCCCCCGGCGATTCGCGGTCGTGTTGCTGGTCTCTTCCAAGAATTCCTCGTCATCGGTGTCACTGTTGCATACTGGCTTTGCTATGGCGTAGCTGAAACCATCGCCCCCACAACCAAGCAATGGCGCATCCCTATTGGATTCCAGCTTGTACCCGGCGGTCTTATGATGACTGGCTTATTCTTTTTGACCGAATCTCCTCGCTGGTTAGCCAAAGAAAATCGCTTCGAGGAAGCCCTGGAAGCCCTTGCATACATGCGGTCCGAGCCAACCACGAGCCCTGAGGTCCAGATCGAGATGGCGGAAATCAAAGCGGCCGTTGAACACGAAGTTGAGGCCACCCAGGGACTTACCTGGCGAGAACTCTTCCTACCTGGCAACCGCATTCGCTTTGCCAATTGCGTCTTGATGATGTTCTGGCAGCAGTGGACCGGCACCAACAGTATCGGATACTATGCTCCTCAGTTGTTCCAGACCGTCGGAGTGGCCGGAGGCAACACCAGTCTGTTCACAACGGGGATCTATGGCATCGTCAAGGTAGTGACTACCGcaatcttcctcctcattGGCATCGACAAGGTTGGTCGACGATGGTCTCTTATTGCTGGCGCAATTTGGATGTCCACGATGATGTTCATCTTGGGTGGTGTTCTGGTATCCTATCCTCCGAACCCTAGCGGCCACGGTGGTATTTCCTCGGCATCCCTTGCGATGATCGTCATGATCTACTTCTACGTCATTGGATATTCCGCCTCCTGGGGACCGATTCCATGGGTTTACGTTTCTGAAATTTTCCCGACTCGCCTTCGTGCGTACGGTGTTGGTTGCGGATCGGCAACGCAATGGCTTTTCAACTTTGTAGTTACCTATGTAACTCCTGCAGCCATCAGCAACCTTGGCTGGCGAACCTTCATCATGTTCGgttgcttctgctttgcCATGGCCCTTTGGGTTTTCCTGATCGTCAGGGAAACCAAGGGTCGCTCCCTCGAGGAGATGGATATTCTCTTTGAGAAGTTCCATGCCTTTGGCCGATTGCGTGATATTGAAACTGCAAACGAAAGCAAGCGTTCCTTTGATGGCGCTGTCACCTCGTATCACAAAGAAGTACACGGTGTGGAAGCTGAGAATGGTGCGAGATAGATAGATTTTAGAACTTGTCAGGTGGCATCTTTCGGATACGCATCTTGCATCTTAGTTATTTTGTAAGGGTCGCTTTCCCTTCTGTACATCAGCCTCGCTAATTATCTTGATAGAATTTACGTGACAATTTGGTGTTCGGCTCTCATACCATCTTCTCCTCATGTGCGTGTGTGAATCAACATCTTTGCCATTTGATAGACAAAATAAGCACGCCAACTTTGAAGTCGAAATCAAAGTCCGAGTCTGTGTGTATCTCTAGCGAAAATGAAAACGGCAACCCTTTCTAGACTGGCCACTCCCTGCAGCCGACGGAAGTCGGCAATCGGAAAGTGGGAATGTGGGAATTACGGTGAGACACCCGGCACCGCTGGGAAAGTCATCGGTTCCAGTTCTCCGTAGCGTTTTCCTTATTAACTTCTACCCGAGCTACCCGACGGGGGTGAGATGAAATCCCTAGCTCCTTCGTCACTTCCAATTTTATTTCCcgcgagaaaaagaaaaatccAGAGTAGGTCTACATATCTTTCCCGCCTTAAGCGACAAGCTATTCCGCGCCGAATGTATCCGAATCCTGTCTGTGGTAAACAAGAAAGCCACCAAAGATAAAGTGAACTAAGTTATCAAGATGTAAAAGACCCTTTCGTCGGGATTGGCGACAGGGAATTATCGGGACACCTCCAGGAGACGATAGAATGCAACGTGAGAGCATGAAAGTTCCCCGGCTGCACCCAGGGATTGTTCCCCCTTACATCCCTAATATTGTCACCGGTTTAGAGGGATCTAAGCGGCTAGCCAACTGAATAGTAAGATGTGTACGATAATTGTATGGGTTCATAGTTTTTATAGGGCATCCAATCAACATACATGTCCGTTTCACCCTGGCGAGGCCTGCAAAAGTGGCGCGAAGAATtgccgttttttttttttcaagtctACATAATGTCTTCCCCTGTAAGGTGCGGTGACAGTCTTACACAATAGCGGTAAAAGGGGTAACCTTCGCCTGATAGCTTGATCCCATTTTGTAAATTTCCCTCGAGATCAGTTGTCGAATTGTATCAAATATAGTGTTCCCGACCTGCATAGAGGAAAGATGCTCGATACTTCGGCCTGCGCCTGGGAGTTGGGGCAATACAGTACTTTACTTGGGGGTGAACAGATGAGATCTCACCGGTGTACTGCCAGAAGGCTGGTAGGCGGGAAAGATACTTCATATCTCGAAAGGAAATAATTAGGAAATAGAAGACCATAGCGTGTGGTTATACCCCATCGCGTCCGATAAAGGACTCATCGGCTTGTTGCAACGCCTCCTTCTTTAGAAAGTGCTGGATTTCTACTCCGTGCTCATCTTTGCATTCGAGAATGTTATCGAATTTGCAAAGGGTGCAAGTGCCGGAATTTGAGAGCCCACTGGTTTGAGCGATCGATTGGGCTTTCCCCAAGGAGGGGTGGTGCTCCATGCGTCATTCATCGAGAGATATGGTTCGTCAAGGCAGCCGCTTATAAGGCGAGCTAACCATTCAAACGACGAAAACGATGAAAATTCGGATGAGAACCAAAGGGCTATATAGTATAGGAATGAGCCGTTTAGAGCTCAGGACCAGACACGAGTGAAGTATACCAAGAATTTGTATTCTTTTACAAACTGAAGCGGGCTAACTAGCTAAATATTATAGGAAGCCTAGCAAACAAGGCATTCACAACCACTGTGGGTGTCTCAACAAAAATCTATACATCTTCATTTCACACATAAGAGGGAGAGGAAAACAAAATCATTCGCATAAGCACCCATTGACCTACAAAACTTGTCAAGGTTCAAAAACAAGCCTCCAGACACATAACTCATCCTCCGAACCCCAATTTATCCAGCCGGGTTCTTGCAAGTGAAAGGGGTCAGTTTGCCCGAATTGAAACTCGTGTTCATGGCAGTAACTGAAGACCAGATTCCCAGACCGGCGGCGGACAAGGAAGCTAGTGAGTAGATGAGATCGAAAGTGTTCCAAACGAACTTCTTTTTATATCCTCTGATAATCCGCTTGATTCCACTGTCCACGCGCTGCACCTGGCCAGTGGTGGGATTGAATTCCTCTTCGGGGAGTATCGCATCATTCTGGACGTTGAACCCAACCAGAAGCAGAGGCGGGAAGGTGTAAGAAAACTGCAGGATGCAGGCGGCTCCCACGAAGGAAGTCAGATTACTGATTTGTGGGATTGCGGCGCCAATCACCCAGGCAAGAATCCAGTACACCGGCACTAGAGGGATTGTTACTGGTTAGTTACAAATGGAGCATTGGGAAGCTAGATCTTGACTTACCGAGCCCAATCCACATCAACTTTCCAGTTCGGCTGTTCAATTCGGGGAAACGGAAGACATCGCGGAACACGGCAGAGTAAAACACTTTGATACCAATGTTACCATACAGCAGTGCTGCGATGATGCCGGTGATAAATGAAATAGCGTTGCCCAGAGTCTGGAAATTGTAGGCAGAGTTGGGAATACCTGTTACAAAAAAAATGGTGAGCAATCTCAAGATCTCCCTTGGATGTTACGTTGCTTACCTTGATAGGCAGGATTGAAAGTAAATTGGCCCTGGGCACTGTACACAACCATGCCCGAGATAAGGTAGCAAACGTAGATGAAGACCTCGGCAATGATGAAGCCCTTCCAGAAATCGTAGGGCCGTCTCATCTCAGCCATGAGCTCATTGAAGAGGGTTGCGCCACCGTACGCGAATACAGCGTTCATCATAGCATTCACTTTGTCGTCAAGAGTTGAGCTCTTAGGCCAGTACCCGGTTGTCTTCACAGGTCCCTTTGGCGTACCATAACTAGCCAGCG
The nucleotide sequence above comes from Penicillium digitatum chromosome 1, complete sequence. Encoded proteins:
- a CDS encoding Major facilitator superfamily domain, general substrate transporter, yielding MSIFKNSRVYVLATVAYTGSFLFGYDTGVMGSVLELSSFKADFGLKEGSSGFSNAKNAKVSSNVVSLLTAGCFFGAILASFANEKFGRRYSIMGFLMFFLVGSAVQTAAHGSLSYLYGGRVIAGFGIGGMSAITPVFVSENCPPAIRGRVAGLFQEFLVIGVTVAYWLCYGVAETIAPTTKQWRIPIGFQLVPGGLMMTGLFFLTESPRWLAKENRFEEALEALAYMRSEPTTSPEVQIEMAEIKAAVEHEVEATQGLTWRELFLPGNRIRFANCVLMMFWQQWTGTNSIGYYAPQLFQTVGVAGGNTSLFTTGIYGIVKVVTTAIFLLIGIDKVGRRWSLIAGAIWMSTMMFILGGVLVSYPPNPSGHGGISSASLAMIVMIYFYVIGYSASWGPIPWVYVSEIFPTRLRAYGVGCGSATQWLFNFVVTYVTPAAISNLGWRTFIMFGCFCFAMALWVFLIVRETKGRSLEEMDILFEKFHAFGRLRDIETANESKRSFDGAVTSYHKEVHGVEAENGAR